The genomic region AACAAACTATCAAGCAATTAATTGCACCAAACATTGCAATGTGCACTAAGCATGTGCTAAAAATAATTGAGTCTGTTCTCGACATAACCGTCGTGTTCTATGAACCTTGGATGAAGAGACCGTACCGCATCACGGTAATTTATAATTGTTGatctaaataaaatgtaaatttaaaaaggaaaacaatctttAAATATTTGCACAGCAGACAGAACAAATAACTTTGTAAGACTCTTTAAGGCTATTCCGAAAGCCAAAGGATGGACGAATCCGGTGATTCCGGTTCGGATGAATCCGGTGAATCCGATACATCCGGTGAATCTGATTCTGGTGAACCCGGTTCGAATGAATCCGGTTCGGACGAATCCGGTGAATCGGACGAATCCGGtgaaaactttttgaaaacttCTTTTACTAATGGAATTCCAAAGTAACCGATTGCATGTTCCAATTACTGCAATTCCTACGTTGTTGAAGTAATCTTGGCAGTATACCACTGATTGTCAAAACGATCTTGGGAAATGTCAAACTATTCGAATGTAGTATACCTCGTTATTTACCTTCTTCTGTCGTAAGAACAACAACATTGTGtcaagttttcaattttcctactCACGCTGTCCGCCCCTGGCATATTTCTTCCAGATTTGTGAAGAAAACgtggaaaaacttttacaACCAACGCACAATGAGCGACGGCGAGTGTATTAATGGTGTAGGCAATGGAATACGTATAAATGGCGGCACGGATGGCGTGAAAACGCCGTTTCTGATCGGTGTTGCGGGCGGAACCGCCAGCGGAAAGGTGAGTGTGTATGTCGGCCGACGGGGTAGTGCGCAGTGCAGCGAAGATGAAAATGTGTCCCCGTCCTTGAAAATGGTgccaaaaataagcaccacCAGCTGTATGTACAAACAATTGATAAAACACGGCCACTAACGTCGATGGACAACCGTTACCCCCTTCTTCCCGTCCCGCAGTCGACCGTTTGCAAGCGGATCATGGAGCAACTGGGTCAGGCTGATATGGATCATACGCAACGACAAGTCAGTGCACACAGGCGTCAAACAGTTTTACGTAATCGCTTCTGACCACAATGCATCTGCGTTTGTTTTGGCACGCGCTTTGTAGGTAGTCACCATCAGCCAGGACAGTTTCTACCGCGAGCTGACGGCGGCAGAGAAGGCACGTGCCGAGCGGGGACTTTTCAACTTTGACCACCCGAGTGCCTTCGACGAGGAATTGATGCTGCAGACGCTGCAGGACATACTGCACGGCAAGAAGGTGGAAATTAGCGAATACGACTACCGAAGGAATGCGGTCTGCCCGGAGAAAATCATCACGATTTACCCGGCCGACGTGGTCCTGTTCGAGGGAATCCTGGTGTTCTACTTCCCTGCCATCCGTGATCTGTTCCACATGAAACTGTTCGTCGATACCGATTCGGACACGAGATTGGCACGAAGAGGTAAACAGGTTTGGCTGATTTGCTTGATCCATATTGAATGTGTTGTTACCTTTTCGCAAATACAGTTCCCCGTGATATTAACGAACGCGGCCGGGACCTTGATCAGGTCCTTAACGCCTACATGAACTTTGTGAAACCAGCGTTTGAGGAATTTTGCTCACCGGTAAGGCCACTCCGTACCGTTAAAAGCATCGAGCCAATACCAATCCACGCCTTACCCTTTTCAGACTAAGAAATTTGCCGATGTCGTGATACCGAGAGGAGCAGACAACACAGGTAAACAATTTCGCAGCCGGATTGGTATTTGGGAACTGTACTTTTGTTGGTAAAGTTGTATGTGGTTCCTTCCTTTCCTATTTCTCTTTAATTTTCGAATATATGCTAATTATGAAGATGTTATTCTTAAACCAATCTTTCTCATGGACGAATGAAGACAATATTCAAAAACTTCTGTACTCCACATCGCTTTTTTAATGGAAAGTACGGGCACATTAACCATGGATCACGTAACACTTTCACATCACTTCTACTAATAAACGTACtggttgtttcgtttcttgGGTCGAAATTAACCACAATTAGCAATAATGATTGTGATTTAAGGTGTAGCACGTAGAGTCCGTATAGAGTATAGTTCGTCGGATATAAGCTGTTTAGGTGTTAGTAACAATCGGTGGTCAGTCCATGGCAACCCCAAGGGGGCAAGCCTTCGTTGTTCCAACTCCACGTACTGGAAATGCAACTTAGTTCTACTGGatgtttctctcttttctctcttcttGCTTCTTTCTCCACAATTTTGCAGTTGCGATCGATCTGATAGTGCATCATATTAATGAGATCTTGCATCCGAGTGGCGGGCTCAACCAGAACGGGCACTAACTCGCGATGTGGTCTCTGGGTGGTCGTGTGGGTGGTACGGAAGGGATCCTCCTACGCAAAATATCGTAGCTATCACCGCACAGCGGCCAGCAGCTGCGCACTGGTCGTCTGGTGCGTGAGAAAGCTGCCGAAGGCGCTGATCATACTAACTTAGCACCATCGGACCGGAAACCAAAAACGATCCCCGTAGCACCGTCACATTGTTCCCATACCAAGCTCTCCGCGTGTACTTGGCCTAGCAAGGAATATAAGCGTAACGGCGAAAACCTCAGTAAAGCGCATGCCAAACTAAAGTTCCAAGCAAATAGACTGCATGGTCAGCTATTTTTTTACTCTACCGCTTACGACTCAGGACTGACCTCCTGTCACGTCGGggtttagaaaacaaaacagttagAAACTGCTAACCAAGAACTGGGAAACCAATTAATCTACGGATACGATcagaaaaagtaacagttagACTGAGCATTGCCGAAAAGAGCTTTTTCTATAAACATTAACCATGGTTTTTGGGTAGTCTTTCCTCCAGTCAATAAGCATACATTGTGCAAATTGTATCATATTTGCAATCGAGCAAAAACCACTACGGACAGTTTTACTACACTTACTGCTGTTATGTTTTTTAGGTTAAGAATTTCCGCATTACTTAATGCCCGCCCCCTAATCCTTCTTTACTCCTAGTTGAATTGAGCAAAAGGGAACCATAAATTTGTGACATAAGCCTAGCTACAATACCGTGTAGCAGAATATTAATGCCAATGATCCCAGTGCAAATTGACCCcacaaacaaaattttctGCTGCGATTTTTCCGACAGTAATACCTAAATTACCACCAACATTCCTGAtgcaattaaattttttatacGTTTCTTTTTAACTTacgtttaattttttacttaaatttttgacagttagcCATTCacattccttttttaatttacaaaccTCCCCGCGCTACTGCCAGATTATTGAAACGACGCTCCATTGAACAAGAGTAGAAGATGATCGGGATAAACCTGAACCCTACCAAACTGTTGTGTCAATCTAAAGTAAGGCCAATTGCAACACTCGGTAAAAAGAATACCCTAAACATAGCTCCCCTTCGCTGGGGATAAATGAATATGCTCACCAGCTCCTAGTTATAGTATCGTACAGATGAGAACATGGTTACATACTGCAGTTTAACAACACCGGAACAGCATAATTGGTAAACTAACTACAGTCAAACCAGACCGTGATCATTGATAGCGAATATTCTAAGGCATGTTTCGTGTGTGGCACAATAAAGAGGACATTTTCAAATACGCATACATCGGTACGtcttatttcatttcgtttccgttttcatCACATTTTCGCCCGTTTGTGCAGTCGTGTGTTTCCACTTTTTGGAACTATTCCTTATTCTTGTGTCCTCAAAAATTGAACACTGTTGATTGGTTTTTGAACTGATTCATAAAAATTTCTATCACATACTACTTCCCTCCCTTCTTGGTTATACTTTCTTTGTCAGTGggaacaaaacttcaccgatcAGCGTCCAATCAGCTCATgaaacgtttctttttttccttttctcactCTTCCAGTGGCTATCGATCTGATTGTGCAGCATATTCGCGAGTTCCTGAACAATCGCACCCGCAGTGATCACAGTCCCCATTTGGCAACCTGCGGCACGAATGCCCTCAACCTGGCCGCTGGTCGAGGTAAGCCTTCCATTAACGATTCCGAGCAACACTATCGGCCTCACTGAACACCGTCAGTGCAGGACGGCCGGCCAATCGTAGACCGTACCGGCGAGGCTCGACTCGCTTTCTCTGTTACTAGCAAAATTCAGCCGGCTGCGGCATATCCTTTGCCCTGCCCCTGACCCTTTCACTTTAACGCGCATCACACATCGATGCACGCTCTTTTTCCACATAGAAAGTACAGAAACAGAACAGACCAACTCAGACTTAGATAATATGTAACGCCACTGTCCACCAAGCAGATATGCGGGCCTTGCTCTTCATGTTCAGTTTTGAATCTTATTGCACCGAACAGCCTCAGAACCTTCGCTGGTCGATTGCATTGACGAATTCATTGATAGAGACAGAaatcaaaaaagcaaaattttGCAACAAAATTTACCAAATAACAGGCTAAACCACCATCACGTAATTTTACTTTCGGTAGAAGATTTTTCGTAGGCTGTAGTGCGTtttgtataattttaattttaaacgtaCATTAGAAACACGTATATCGTGATAACATTAGTTTTAAGTACATTTAAACTAACACATCAATAttggttttactttatttcctCTATCAAATCCTCTACAACAAATGAAGTTTGCATTTACGTAGGTCGGCATTTTGGGTATAACTAGGGTTATTTTTAATTCCTGAAGATGCACATTTCTATTGCAGAAATATTTGAGCCTTTAAATTATGAATTAATGCAACGATTACGGTTTCATCACCTTTAAAATTATGCAtttgatatttaaatttaattctttGCTTAACGAGCGGTTTAGATACGCTTCTGTTTACATCCGTTTGCATTAACAATTCATTATTCTGTCCCATCAAGCAATAGTTGAAATAAGTGAACGCATTTCgaacgtatttccaacaaaaatTAAAGGTAGTTAGATCAAActacacaaaacaaaagatacGTTTTACTAACATAGCTTGTAGAAATTCGTGACAGTAAAGTTTCATTAGTCAGATTTGTAGCGTGAAGCACACTTTCTTGTCCTCGAAATGCTcgcaaacatacaaaaaaaacacaaacaagagaaaaattaGCAattaaaacacatacacacaacctTTACACTGGAATATTTAAGTGAacaagtaagaaaaaaaattcttatTTTCATATAGAACCAGCAAACATGTACGCCATTCTGAAATGATCCCTGAAGTGATGCGCTGTTTTTGTATTTGCCGGCAAAATCAATCTCTTCCGTACACAAAGTTGCTACTATAGCGCCTATGGTTGATATTGAAAGTCTCTTTAATGTTTCTGCtgcatttattttgcattcgttccttatattttaatttatggtttttgtttttgttgtcaatgctatttctttttgttttagtttgttttccaatatttttccttttcctgttGTGTACATTATTAACtgtgtttcgtttcatttctttatACCAAATCTGATATTTCTAGTCCGTTACTTCGTGTTCCACTAGAGGGTGTACGTGTGTAAATGACGAAAAACCATATACCAAAGCGAAAACATATGTACGGGTCACTTAAACTGAAACAATCCGAATGgagaaaaactaaagaaacGAAGCAAACGTCAAGTCAACCGTTATAAGGAACTTTGTTAAACCGCACAGCGGCAAAGCATACCTATTTGGAaacgaattgaaaaaaatatgtgaaacaaaaactgtcgaaaaatacgaatgatttgttcctcaaaaaaaaaaacactcaaaatGCAAAAAGGCACCAAATACTATCTTTAGTTTATCTGAGAACACACAACATGTGACCTGACTGTGTGATTGCTTTCAGTTAAGATACGAAAAGATGTGTTTATGTTCACagggtttcactttttcccTTCAATGTGCGTCCACGAGCTCAAATCGAAAATCGAACTCACTAGTTTGCAGGATGTAATAAGTTTCGTTTAATGCTAGCTACACCGTTCATGAATTTTAGGAAAGTGCCATTACTTTACCTTAGTGCTTAATTTTCGTTACTCGTCCATGTTTATTGTTATGTTTACCGTTTATGAATGTTAAGATGAGGCTACAGTAACAGCAATGCAATGTCCTGCAAGTCCTTGATCCGTTCCCGACACCAATCACTAGCTCGATGTCAGGGCAAgagtaattttgtttgttctgttcCCTCGATATGCCCAGTGGTGCACAACTCCCACGGTAACGGTAACTTTGTTTCTCATATGTTTTCGTATCGTTCGTAGCCCGTGCCGATATGGAAACACTCTCCCCTTCCGTAATCAATAGACAGCTCTATTCGGTGATGTACGATTACAGTTGAACAGCCTAGTAGCAACCAACTTGATTGTGATACGGACGaatgtgtgagtgtgagtgtgtgtgtgtgtagcacctgaaaaacaaaattaccaAATGACCCGCGTCTCGCGACTAAGGAGTATATTATTTTTGTGAATGTCTTAAAGGAAGAACACTTACAAGTACGCAAGCAAAATGGTGGACAACAGTGAATCAAACAAGATTGAAGAGCAATACATCAATTACTGctaagaaataaattatgttgCGTAGGAT from Anopheles coustani chromosome 3, idAnoCousDA_361_x.2, whole genome shotgun sequence harbors:
- the LOC131260905 gene encoding uridine-cytidine kinase isoform X1 is translated as MSDGECINGVGNGIRINGGTDGVKTPFLIGVAGGTASGKSTVCKRIMEQLGQADMDHTQRQVVTISQDSFYRELTAAEKARAERGLFNFDHPSAFDEELMLQTLQDILHGKKVEISEYDYRRNAVCPEKIITIYPADVVLFEGILVFYFPAIRDLFHMKLFVDTDSDTRLARRVPRDINERGRDLDQVLNAYMNFVKPAFEEFCSPTKKFADVVIPRGADNTVAIDLIVQHIREFLNNRTRSDHSPHLATCGTNALNLAAGRGKPSINDSEQHYRPH
- the LOC131260905 gene encoding uridine-cytidine kinase isoform X3; translated protein: MSDGECINGVGNGIRINGGTDGVKTPFLIGVAGGTASGKSTVCKRIMEQLGQADMDHTQRQVVTISQDSFYRELTAAEKARAERGLFNFDHPSAFDEELMLQTLQDILHGKKVEISEYDYRRNAVCPEKIITIYPADVVLFEGILVFYFPAIRDLFHMKLFVDTDSDTRLARRVPRDINERGRDLDQVLNAYMNFVKPAFEEFCSPTKKFADVVIPRGADNTVAIDLIVHHINEILHPSGGLNQNGH
- the LOC131260905 gene encoding uridine-cytidine kinase isoform X2, with the protein product MSDGECINGVGNGIRINGGTDGVKTPFLIGVAGGTASGKSTVCKRIMEQLGQADMDHTQRQVVTISQDSFYRELTAAEKARAERGLFNFDHPSAFDEELMLQTLQDILHGKKVEISEYDYRRNAVCPEKIITIYPADVVLFEGILVFYFPAIRDLFHMKLFVDTDSDTRLARRVPRDINERGRDLDQVLNAYMNFVKPAFEEFCSPTKKFADVVIPRGADNTVAIDLIVQHIREFLNNRTRSDHSPHLATCGTNALNLAAGRVRYFVFH